In Euzebya sp., the following proteins share a genomic window:
- a CDS encoding YraN family protein, which yields MHRRQRLGATGEDLAAAHLTAAGLTIRHRNWRVSSDGVRGELDLVAVDGETLVVGEVRTRSSRVAGTPAESVSWDKRRRLRRLAAAYLHAHPHHGPVRGDVVGIELPPDSGSPRIRHLRGVW from the coding sequence ATGCACCGACGACAGCGCCTCGGCGCGACGGGTGAGGACCTCGCCGCCGCGCACCTGACCGCGGCCGGCCTGACCATCCGGCACCGGAACTGGCGGGTCTCCTCCGACGGCGTCCGCGGCGAGCTCGACCTGGTCGCCGTGGACGGGGAGACGCTCGTCGTCGGCGAGGTCCGCACCCGGTCGTCCCGGGTGGCGGGCACGCCGGCGGAGTCGGTCAGCTGGGACAAGCGCCGACGGTTGCGTCGGCTGGCCGCCGCCTACCTCCACGCCCACCCCCACCACGGCCCGGTCCGCGGCGACGTGGTCGGCATCGAGCTCCCACCCGACAGCGGATCCCCCCGGATCCGTCACCTGCGCGGTGTCTGGTGA
- a CDS encoding DUF2469 family protein, with protein sequence MSLEDLERYESEMELSLYREYRDIVRMFTWVVETERRFYLANDVEVTPVPGAGGDTWFDVRLRDAWVWDMYRPARFVSEVRVMTFRDVNVERIAHTDGDAAEDLLA encoded by the coding sequence ATGAGCCTCGAGGACCTCGAGCGGTACGAGAGCGAGATGGAGCTCTCGCTCTACCGCGAGTACCGCGACATCGTGCGGATGTTCACCTGGGTGGTGGAGACCGAGCGGCGCTTCTACCTGGCCAACGACGTGGAGGTGACGCCCGTCCCCGGGGCGGGCGGTGACACCTGGTTCGACGTCCGGCTGCGCGACGCCTGGGTGTGGGACATGTACCGACCCGCCAGGTTCGTGTCGGAGGTCCGCGTCATGACGTTCCGGGACGTCAACGTCGAGCGGATCGCCCACACCGACGGCGATGCCGCGGAGGACCTGCTCGCGTAG
- the lepB gene encoding signal peptidase I has product MAELQTDPDPGAGDTEDRVAEDPIAAPRRRRSVWGELPALIVVALVLAVLLKTFVVQAFYIPSSSMEPTLQVGDRVLVTKTAYWFREPRRGEVVVFAESEEGGGDGNFVSEAFASLANGIGVTAGDERDFIKRIIGLPGDTVELRDGIVLINGEPLPESSAEDGGYLSRPDLNDFGPVTVEEDHYFMLGDNRPNSADSRFGLGQIHRDQIVGRAFVTIWPLDQVGSLPIASY; this is encoded by the coding sequence GTGGCGGAGCTGCAGACCGATCCTGACCCCGGGGCCGGTGACACCGAGGACCGGGTCGCCGAGGATCCCATCGCGGCACCGCGTCGCCGCCGGTCGGTCTGGGGGGAGCTGCCGGCGCTCATCGTCGTCGCGCTGGTCCTCGCGGTGCTGCTGAAGACCTTCGTCGTCCAGGCCTTCTACATCCCGTCCTCGTCGATGGAGCCGACCCTCCAGGTCGGTGACCGCGTCCTCGTGACCAAGACGGCGTACTGGTTCCGCGAACCGCGCCGCGGCGAGGTCGTGGTCTTCGCCGAGTCCGAGGAGGGTGGCGGCGACGGCAACTTCGTCTCCGAGGCCTTCGCGTCCCTCGCGAACGGCATCGGCGTGACCGCCGGCGACGAGCGGGACTTCATCAAGCGGATCATCGGGCTGCCCGGGGACACCGTCGAGCTCCGCGACGGGATCGTCCTCATCAACGGCGAGCCGCTGCCGGAGTCGTCGGCCGAGGACGGCGGCTACCTCTCCCGGCCGGACCTGAACGACTTCGGACCGGTCACCGTCGAGGAGGACCACTACTTCATGCTGGGCGACAACCGGCCGAACTCGGCGGACAGCCGCTTCGGACTGGGGCAGATCCACCGCGACCAGATCGTCGGGCGGGCGTTCGTCACGATCTGGCCCCTCGACCAGGTCGGCTCGCTGCCGATCGCGTCGTACTGA
- the rplS gene encoding 50S ribosomal protein L19, protein MNPTDLVDVETVRDDVPDFGPGDTLRVHVRVTEGERTRIQVFEGDVLGRRGSGPRETFTIRKISFNGIGVERIFPLHAPVIDHIEVIRHGKVRRAKLYYLRDRVGKKAKIKEKRTN, encoded by the coding sequence ATGAACCCCACCGATCTCGTCGACGTCGAAACCGTCCGCGACGACGTCCCCGACTTCGGTCCCGGCGACACGCTGCGGGTCCACGTGCGCGTGACCGAGGGTGAGCGCACCCGCATCCAGGTGTTCGAGGGCGACGTCCTCGGCCGCCGGGGGAGCGGTCCGCGGGAGACGTTCACCATCCGCAAGATCAGCTTCAACGGCATCGGCGTGGAGCGCATCTTCCCGCTGCACGCCCCGGTGATCGACCACATCGAGGTCATCCGCCACGGCAAGGTGCGCCGAGCGAAGCTCTACTACCTGCGCGACCGCGTCGGCAAGAAGGCCAAGATCAAGGAGAAGCGCACGAACTGA
- the lepB gene encoding signal peptidase I, with protein sequence MDAETSRRDAPPSPTSPGGRSTGRAVLHTIRETVQLVVVALVLAFIIKTVALQAFYIPSESMLQTLQVGDRVLVEKVSYYFREPERGEIIVFRRPGLEEDGFSLAATARSFLEGIGLSQPDEDRDLIKRIIALPGETVELRDGVVHVNGQPLEEGYTAPETRDFPPTTVPEGHYYVLGDNRTNSLDSRFTLGTIPEENIIGRAFAIIWPVGDATLSMDADYPGVGEDPLPAGG encoded by the coding sequence GTGGACGCCGAGACCAGCCGGCGCGATGCGCCCCCGTCGCCGACCTCGCCGGGCGGGCGGTCGACCGGGCGCGCCGTGCTCCACACGATCCGGGAGACCGTGCAGCTGGTCGTCGTGGCGCTGGTGCTCGCGTTCATCATCAAGACCGTCGCGCTGCAGGCCTTCTACATCCCGTCGGAGTCGATGCTGCAGACCCTCCAGGTCGGCGACCGCGTCCTGGTCGAGAAGGTCAGCTACTACTTCCGCGAACCGGAGCGCGGGGAGATCATCGTGTTCCGCCGGCCCGGGCTCGAGGAGGACGGGTTCAGCCTCGCCGCCACCGCGCGGTCCTTCCTCGAGGGCATCGGACTCAGCCAGCCCGACGAGGACCGCGACCTCATCAAGCGGATCATCGCCCTCCCCGGGGAGACGGTCGAGCTCCGCGACGGCGTCGTCCACGTCAACGGCCAGCCGCTCGAGGAGGGCTACACCGCCCCCGAGACCCGGGACTTCCCGCCGACCACGGTGCCCGAGGGCCACTACTACGTGCTGGGCGACAACCGCACGAACTCCCTCGACAGCCGGTTCACGCTGGGCACGATCCCCGAGGAGAACATCATCGGGCGGGCGTTCGCGATCATCTGGCCCGTCGGCGACGCGACGCTCAGCATGGACGCGGACTACCCGGGGGTCGGCGAGGACCCCCTGCCCGCGGGGGGCTGA
- the trmD gene encoding tRNA (guanosine(37)-N1)-methyltransferase TrmD, with product MAASLHVDVLTIFPEWFAGPLDTSLIGRAVEHGILTFGVHDLRRWTHDAHRTVDDSPFGGGAGMLMQPAPFFEAVEELYGSVEARPRTLLMTPRGRRVDQPFARRLAEESRLLLICGRYEGIDERVHLHLAHDEVSIGDVVLAGGEVAAAVVIEAVTRLVPGVMGNAASGEEESFSHGLLEHPHYTRPATYRGWDIPDVLRSGDHGRVAAWRLAQSRARTRLVRPDLGQ from the coding sequence GTGGCGGCGAGCCTGCACGTCGACGTCCTCACCATCTTCCCGGAGTGGTTCGCCGGCCCCCTCGACACGTCCCTCATCGGGCGCGCCGTCGAGCACGGCATCCTCACCTTCGGCGTCCACGACCTGCGCCGCTGGACCCACGACGCCCACCGCACCGTCGACGACTCGCCCTTCGGGGGAGGGGCGGGGATGCTCATGCAGCCCGCGCCGTTCTTCGAGGCCGTCGAAGAGCTCTACGGCTCGGTCGAGGCCCGTCCCCGGACGCTGCTGATGACCCCGCGCGGACGTCGGGTGGACCAGCCGTTCGCCCGACGGCTCGCGGAGGAGTCCCGCCTGCTCCTGATCTGCGGCCGCTACGAGGGCATCGACGAGCGGGTCCACCTGCACCTGGCGCACGACGAGGTGTCCATCGGCGACGTGGTCCTCGCCGGCGGCGAGGTCGCCGCGGCCGTCGTCATCGAGGCCGTGACCCGCCTGGTCCCCGGCGTGATGGGCAACGCCGCGAGCGGTGAGGAGGAGTCGTTCTCCCACGGGCTGCTAGAACACCCCCACTACACCCGACCGGCGACGTACCGTGGCTGGGACATCCCTGACGTGCTCCGATCGGGGGACCACGGCCGCGTGGCCGCGTGGCGGCTGGCCCAGTCGCGGGCCCGCACCCGCCTGGTCCGACCCGACCTGGGCCAGTAG
- the rimM gene encoding ribosome maturation factor RimM (Essential for efficient processing of 16S rRNA), with protein MPATPTPDGVPAGHVVVGRVGKPFGVRGEVYVFADPDLDDPFDPGTAYAAAGRGTLVGGTLVVDRSRDHSGRLVVAFEGVEDREGAEALRGTVLTRDRGAVALDEGAVWVADLIGRTVVDTDGRVVGVVEAVADGHAHDYLRLARPDGGEAVIPLVADLVDTDADPIVLAPVPGLLDPDEAL; from the coding sequence GTGCCCGCCACCCCCACGCCCGATGGCGTGCCCGCGGGGCACGTGGTCGTCGGGCGGGTCGGCAAGCCCTTCGGGGTCCGCGGCGAGGTCTACGTCTTCGCCGACCCGGACCTCGACGACCCCTTCGACCCCGGCACGGCCTATGCCGCCGCGGGGCGGGGGACGCTGGTCGGGGGGACGCTGGTCGTCGACCGGTCCCGCGACCACAGCGGCCGGCTCGTCGTCGCCTTCGAGGGGGTCGAGGACCGTGAGGGCGCCGAGGCGCTCCGCGGCACCGTCCTGACCCGCGACCGGGGCGCGGTGGCCCTCGACGAGGGCGCGGTGTGGGTCGCCGACCTCATCGGTCGGACGGTGGTCGACACAGACGGTCGCGTGGTCGGGGTCGTCGAGGCGGTGGCCGATGGGCACGCCCACGACTACCTCCGCCTGGCCCGTCCCGACGGCGGAGAGGCGGTCATCCCCCTCGTCGCCGACCTCGTCGACACCGACGCCGACCCGATCGTGCTCGCGCCCGTCCCCGGGTTGCTCGATCCGGACGAGGCCCTGTAG
- a CDS encoding KH domain-containing protein produces the protein MSAEILDFIAKNLVDNPDDVQITSREEGDGQVLLELRVHPDDMGKVIGKRGRTAKAIRTMVKAAGTREGVNASVEIVE, from the coding sequence ATGTCCGCCGAGATCCTCGACTTCATCGCGAAGAACCTCGTCGACAACCCCGACGACGTGCAGATCACGTCGCGGGAGGAGGGCGACGGCCAGGTCCTGCTCGAGCTGCGGGTCCACCCCGACGACATGGGCAAGGTCATCGGCAAGCGCGGCCGCACCGCCAAGGCCATCCGCACGATGGTGAAGGCCGCCGGCACCCGCGAGGGCGTCAACGCCTCCGTCGAGATCGTCGAGTAG
- the rpsP gene encoding 30S ribosomal protein S16: MRLRREGKKKAPYYRVVVADARSPRDGRFIEDIGFYQPLTDPSRIEINSERALYWLKNGVQPSDQVKQLLRVSGIWEEFKPGDPGRDRTHKIEERRKAAEERDAKIAEAEAAAAKDLEERRAAEEAEARAAEEAAQAEAEGPAEGDEETPEEPAAEEAAAEETPAEDAPAESEEA, from the coding sequence ATGCGCCTCCGGCGCGAAGGCAAGAAGAAGGCCCCCTACTACCGCGTGGTCGTGGCCGACGCCCGGTCCCCCCGCGACGGTCGGTTCATCGAGGACATCGGCTTCTACCAGCCCCTCACCGACCCGTCGAGGATCGAGATCAACTCCGAGCGGGCGCTGTACTGGCTGAAGAACGGCGTGCAGCCGTCCGACCAGGTCAAGCAGCTCCTCCGCGTCTCCGGCATCTGGGAGGAGTTCAAGCCCGGCGACCCCGGCCGCGACCGCACCCACAAGATCGAGGAGCGCCGCAAGGCCGCCGAGGAGCGGGACGCGAAGATCGCCGAGGCCGAGGCCGCGGCGGCCAAGGATCTCGAGGAGCGCCGCGCCGCCGAGGAGGCCGAGGCCCGCGCCGCCGAGGAGGCCGCCCAGGCCGAGGCCGAGGGCCCTGCCGAGGGCGACGAGGAGACCCCCGAGGAGCCGGCTGCCGAGGAGGCCGCCGCCGAGGAGACCCCTGCCGAGGACGCGCCCGCCGAGTCCGAGGAGGCCTAG
- a CDS encoding calcium/sodium antiporter produces MRDVLFLLIGLGLLTYAADKFVLGAVRVATILQVSTVLVGALVIGFGTSAPELLVSALASIDGKQDIALGNIVGSNTANVLLVIGAAATLGILPITVRIWRQEIRLMLVAVGLLALVSWDRRITTIDALVLLVGAVVSIGLIMWWASRDREAAKEFEDEIGDLSGGDHTLGASIALTVAGLLGTLGGAQLLVDGASGLAETLGLSEAVIGLTIVAIGTSLPELVTAAAAARRGENDLIIGNVVGSNIFNSLPVAGIAGLLDTTPLDDQFGVSLIIMLAACALFAVFARVGFRVKRHEGAVLLVAFVGSLVATV; encoded by the coding sequence GTGCGCGACGTCCTCTTCCTGCTCATCGGCCTCGGCCTGCTCACGTACGCCGCCGACAAGTTCGTGCTCGGCGCGGTCCGCGTGGCCACGATCCTGCAGGTGTCGACGGTGCTCGTCGGCGCCCTCGTCATCGGGTTCGGCACCTCCGCGCCCGAGCTGCTCGTCAGCGCCCTGGCCTCCATCGACGGCAAGCAGGACATCGCGCTCGGCAACATCGTCGGGTCGAACACCGCCAACGTCCTGCTGGTGATCGGCGCCGCCGCGACCCTCGGGATCCTCCCGATCACCGTGCGGATCTGGCGCCAGGAGATCCGCCTGATGCTGGTGGCGGTCGGCCTGCTCGCGCTGGTGTCCTGGGACCGGCGGATCACGACGATCGACGCGCTGGTCCTCCTCGTCGGCGCGGTCGTGTCGATCGGCCTCATCATGTGGTGGGCCAGCCGGGACCGGGAGGCCGCGAAGGAGTTCGAGGACGAGATCGGCGACCTCTCCGGCGGCGACCACACCCTCGGTGCGTCGATCGCGCTGACCGTGGCGGGGCTGCTCGGCACCCTCGGCGGCGCCCAGCTGCTGGTCGACGGGGCGTCGGGGCTGGCCGAGACCCTCGGGTTGAGCGAGGCCGTCATCGGCCTCACGATCGTCGCGATCGGCACGTCGCTGCCCGAGCTCGTGACCGCCGCGGCCGCCGCGCGCCGGGGCGAGAACGACCTGATCATCGGCAACGTCGTCGGCTCGAACATCTTCAACTCCCTGCCCGTGGCCGGGATCGCCGGTCTGCTCGACACCACGCCGCTCGACGACCAGTTCGGGGTCAGCCTGATCATCATGCTGGCCGCCTGCGCGCTGTTCGCGGTCTTCGCCCGGGTGGGGTTCCGGGTCAAGCGCCACGAGGGCGCGGTCCTGCTGGTCGCGTTCGTGGGGTCGCTGGTCGCGACGGTGTGA